TCTTGATCCCGTCCATAAGCAGCGTAGCTACTAATATGGATGAAAGAAGGAACGCATATGTTGGAACTGAAAGTGAATGGGATGAAAAAATATATGGACGCTACGCTCGTTGTCGAAGATGTTTCGTTAGAAGTGTATCAGGGTGAAAAGATCGGCATCGTGGGTGCGAACGGGAGTGGAAAGAGTACGGTGCTAAAGTTGATTGCCGGTATTGAACCGATGCATTACTATCCGGGATATCCACAAACGTCCAGTCATGGGTACGATGAAGGTTTGATTCACATGTCCCCCGGGGCGACGACCGCTTATCTGGAGCAGGCTCCCCGGTATCCATATGGGATGAGCGTCAGGGAAGTACTGAATGGGGCGTTTGAGGAAATCGATCGACTGGAGTGCAAGATGCATGAGTTGGAAGAACAAATGAAGGTGTTACAGGGGGCAGAGCTTGAGAAAACGTTGAATCAATACAGTGAATTGACTCAATTGTTTGAGGTGAAGGGTGGATATGAAAGAGAAGAGAAAACAAATAAAGTGTGCACGGGACTTCGATTTACCGAGGGCTTCTTGGAGAGGGATTTCGATCAGTTAAGCGGAGGGGAGAAAACGACGGTCGTGCTCGGGAAGCTCCTGATACACCAGCCTGATATCCTGCTGCTGGATGAGCCGACGAACCATCTGGACATGGAAGCCATCCAGTGGCTGGAAGGTTTCTTGAAAAGTTACAAGGGGATGGTCATCGTCGTTTCCCACGACCGCTATTTCCTTGATCACGTCGTGACGAAGATTGTGGAAATCGAAGATAAGAAAGCAATCACTTATAAAGGGAACTATTCTTCATTTGTCCTTCAGAAGGAAGAGAACATGCGCATCCAATATGAGCATTTCAGGGAGCAGCAGAAGAAGATCCATCGTATGGAAAAGACGGTGATGAGTTTAAGGGACTGGGCGAAGAGAGCGGATAATACGAAGTTCTATAAGCGGGCGGCAAGTGTCCAGAAGAAGCTCGACAAAATGGATCATATTGATAAACCGATATTTGAGCGAAGGAATATGCGGCTGGATATAAAGTCTGTTGAGAGGTCAGGAAATGAGACGATCAAGGCATACGGCGTATCGAAATCCTTTGGCGACAGGATGATTTTTAACAACATGGATGTGATGATCCGGTTCGGGGAAAGAGTCGGTCTTCTCGGTCCGAATGGGAGCGGGAAAACGACTTTCCTCAAAATGCTCGTTGGTGAAGAAACGCCTGAGGATGGAAA
The nucleotide sequence above comes from Bacillus sp. KH172YL63. Encoded proteins:
- the abc-f gene encoding ribosomal protection-like ABC-F family protein; amino-acid sequence: MLELKVNGMKKYMDATLVVEDVSLEVYQGEKIGIVGANGSGKSTVLKLIAGIEPMHYYPGYPQTSSHGYDEGLIHMSPGATTAYLEQAPRYPYGMSVREVLNGAFEEIDRLECKMHELEEQMKVLQGAELEKTLNQYSELTQLFEVKGGYEREEKTNKVCTGLRFTEGFLERDFDQLSGGEKTTVVLGKLLIHQPDILLLDEPTNHLDMEAIQWLEGFLKSYKGMVIVVSHDRYFLDHVVTKIVEIEDKKAITYKGNYSSFVLQKEENMRIQYEHFREQQKKIHRMEKTVMSLRDWAKRADNTKFYKRAASVQKKLDKMDHIDKPIFERRNMRLDIKSVERSGNETIKAYGVSKSFGDRMIFNNMDVMIRFGERVGLLGPNGSGKTTFLKMLVGEETPEDGKIEFGANVKAAYLPQHITFNREESTVLDCFREDISIVEGKAREYLAKFMFYKGSVFKKVMHLSGGERIRLKLAMLLFQDVNLLILDEPTNHLDIDSIETLEEAIEDFEGTVFFISHDRYFFNRMAERILAIEDCGMKSYDGNYDDYKREKEKQSPPQRNATSEKPALKSGDTSIEAVRERVLKRISRLEQEVSELDLTMAEEQLPYEELNHLHGRKLHLVQELDEAMMLWLSYEE